From the genome of Brevibacterium sp. JSBI002, one region includes:
- the atpA gene encoding F0F1 ATP synthase subunit alpha: protein MAELTIRPEEIRDALGKFVDSYNPESSEKTEVGKVVTAGDGIAHVSGLPGTMANELLRFEDGTLGLAQNLDEREIGVVILGEFSGIAEEQNVYRTGEVLSIPVGDGYLGRVVDPLGRPVDGLGDIETVGRRELELQAAGVMDRQEVREPLQTGYKSIDAMIPVGRGQRQLVIGDRKTGKTALAIDTIINQKANWETGDPKKQVRCIYVAVGQKGSTIAGVRRSLEEAGALEYTTIVSSPASDPAGFKYLAPYSGSAIGQHWMYDGKHVLIVFDDLSKQAEAYRAVSLLLRRPPGREAYPGDVFYLHSRLLERCAKLSDELGGGSMTGLPIIETKANDVGAFIPTNVISITDGQIFLQSDLFNAGQRPAVDVGVSVSRVGGAAQTKALKGVSGTLKISLAQYRSLEAFAMFASDLDDATKRDLARGARLTELLKQGQYAPMPFEKQTVSIFAGTNGYLDEVPVDDVLRFESELHDHIERKTGIFTTIRETLKLDDDTTEELKSVLAEFTQNFASSDQSGSKAGSEDTAAASSDEVEQEQIVRQKR from the coding sequence ATGGCGGAACTGACAATTCGCCCGGAAGAGATCCGGGACGCTCTCGGGAAGTTCGTTGATTCGTACAACCCGGAGAGCTCGGAAAAGACCGAGGTCGGCAAGGTCGTCACTGCTGGTGACGGTATCGCTCACGTTTCGGGCCTGCCCGGCACCATGGCCAACGAACTCCTGCGGTTCGAAGACGGCACACTGGGCCTGGCACAGAACCTCGACGAACGAGAGATCGGCGTCGTCATCCTCGGTGAGTTCTCCGGAATCGCCGAAGAGCAGAACGTGTACCGCACCGGCGAGGTCCTCTCGATTCCGGTCGGCGACGGCTACCTCGGCCGTGTCGTCGATCCGCTGGGCCGTCCCGTCGACGGACTCGGCGACATCGAGACCGTCGGCCGCCGTGAGCTCGAGCTCCAGGCCGCCGGCGTCATGGACCGCCAGGAAGTGCGTGAGCCGCTCCAGACCGGCTACAAGAGCATCGACGCGATGATCCCCGTCGGCCGTGGTCAGCGTCAGCTGGTCATCGGTGACCGCAAGACCGGTAAGACCGCTCTGGCGATCGACACGATCATCAACCAGAAGGCCAACTGGGAGACCGGAGACCCGAAGAAGCAGGTCCGCTGCATCTACGTGGCCGTCGGCCAGAAGGGCTCGACCATCGCCGGCGTCCGCCGTTCGCTGGAAGAGGCCGGTGCGCTCGAGTACACGACCATCGTGTCCTCTCCCGCGTCTGACCCGGCAGGCTTCAAGTACCTGGCTCCCTACTCCGGTTCCGCTATCGGTCAGCACTGGATGTACGACGGCAAGCACGTCCTCATCGTGTTCGACGACCTGTCGAAGCAGGCTGAGGCCTACCGTGCCGTGTCCCTGCTGCTGCGTCGTCCGCCGGGCCGTGAAGCCTACCCCGGCGATGTCTTCTACCTGCACTCGCGTCTGCTGGAACGCTGCGCGAAGCTCTCCGATGAGCTCGGCGGCGGTTCGATGACCGGTCTGCCGATCATCGAGACGAAGGCCAACGACGTCGGTGCGTTCATTCCGACCAACGTCATCTCGATCACCGACGGTCAGATCTTCCTGCAGTCCGATCTGTTCAACGCCGGCCAGCGTCCCGCTGTCGACGTCGGTGTGTCCGTGTCTCGAGTCGGTGGTGCCGCTCAGACGAAGGCTCTCAAGGGAGTCTCGGGCACGCTGAAGATCTCGCTGGCTCAGTACCGTTCGCTCGAGGCGTTCGCGATGTTCGCATCCGACCTCGACGATGCGACCAAGCGCGATCTGGCCCGCGGTGCGCGACTGACCGAGCTGCTCAAGCAGGGTCAGTACGCCCCGATGCCGTTCGAGAAGCAGACCGTGTCGATCTTCGCCGGAACCAACGGCTACCTCGACGAGGTCCCTGTCGACGACGTGCTCCGCTTCGAGTCCGAACTGCACGATCACATCGAGCGCAAGACCGGTATCTTCACGACCATCCGTGAGACGCTGAAGCTCGACGACGACACGACCGAAGAGCTGAAGAGCGTCCTGGCCGAGTTCACCCAGAACTTCGCCAGCTCGGACCAGAGCGGATCGAAGGCCGGCAGCGAAGACACCGCAGCCGCGTCGTCCGATGAGGTCGAGCAGGAGCAGATCGTTCGGCAGAAGCGTTGA
- the atpE gene encoding F0F1 ATP synthase subunit C, with product MDTLAAVEITGSLSTIGYGLAAIGPGVGVGIVIGKTIEGTARQPEMAGALRGNMFLGIALIEALALIGIATPFFLP from the coding sequence ATGGATACGCTCGCTGCAGTTGAGATCACCGGTAGCCTCAGCACCATCGGCTACGGCCTCGCCGCAATCGGTCCCGGTGTCGGCGTCGGAATCGTCATCGGCAAGACCATCGAAGGAACCGCTCGTCAGCCTGAAATGGCCGGTGCCTTGCGCGGAAACATGTTCCTCGGTATCGCTCTGATCGAGGCCCTGGCCCTCATCGGTATCGCCACCCCGTTCTTCCTCCCCTGA
- a CDS encoding F0F1 ATP synthase subunit epsilon, producing MATLEVNVVAADREVWVGEAKRVIARTLDGEIGILPGHEPVLGVVADGEARILTPGEDTIRVKADGGFLSVENNRVIIAADQAELL from the coding sequence ATGGCGACACTCGAAGTGAATGTCGTGGCTGCTGATCGCGAGGTATGGGTCGGTGAGGCCAAGCGCGTCATCGCCCGTACCCTCGACGGCGAGATCGGCATCCTGCCGGGCCACGAGCCCGTGCTGGGTGTCGTCGCCGACGGCGAAGCACGGATTCTCACCCCGGGAGAGGACACCATCAGGGTCAAAGCCGATGGCGGATTCCTCTCGGTGGAGAACAACCGTGTGATCATTGCCGCTGATCAGGCCGAACTTCTCTGA
- a CDS encoding IS3 family transposase (programmed frameshift) — MMPTSKYPPEVRERATRLALEARADPETRNGAIARIAEQTGVNKEALRNWVKKAEAANLPVETEDVQARIRRLEKENRELRKSNDILRSATAFFGQGGVRPPTEVIVAFIDENKHRWGIEPICQVLRQDLGLSIAPSTYYAFKTRPVSARAQRDAVLKERIMAIHTHRRNKVYGIRKIHAELTRTYGPVARCTVERLCNELGIRGVVRGKFPRTTKPGPETKRPADLVKRNFTAAEPNRLWVADLTYVPTEAGFVYVAFVLDVFSRMIIGWQTSTRMYTDLALDALNMGIWGRKRAGHDVVGLTHHSDRGVQYRSLRYTQALAEAEAVASVGSIGDSYDNAMAEALNSLYKYELVFTDGPWSGRNDLEAATAEWVHWFNTERLHSMLDYQTPAEIEAAHYTSLQTSAA, encoded by the exons ATCATGCCTACCTCGAAATATCCACCAGAAGTACGTGAGAGAGCCACTCGACTGGCTCTCGAGGCCCGCGCCGACCCAGAGACTCGAAACGGTGCCATCGCCCGCATTGCCGAGCAGACCGGTGTGAACAAGGAAGCCCTGCGCAACTGGGTCAAGAAAGCCGAAGCAGCCAACCTGCCCGTCGAGACCGAGGACGTCCAGGCACGGATCCGGCGGCTGGAGAAGGAGAACCGGGAGCTGCGGAAGTCCAACGACATCCTCCGATCAGCGACCGCGTTTTTCG GGCAAGGCGGAGTTCGACCGCCTACAGAAGTAATCGTCGCCTTCATCGACGAGAACAAGCACAGGTGGGGAATCGAACCGATCTGTCAGGTCCTGCGCCAGGACCTGGGCCTGAGCATCGCCCCATCAACGTACTACGCCTTCAAGACCCGTCCGGTCAGCGCTCGAGCCCAGCGAGATGCGGTGCTCAAAGAAAGGATCATGGCTATCCACACTCACCGCCGCAACAAGGTCTACGGCATCCGCAAGATCCACGCCGAACTCACAAGGACCTACGGCCCCGTGGCCCGGTGCACGGTCGAGAGATTGTGCAATGAGTTGGGCATCCGGGGTGTTGTGAGAGGGAAGTTCCCGCGGACGACGAAGCCCGGTCCCGAGACGAAACGACCGGCTGACCTCGTCAAACGTAACTTCACCGCTGCGGAGCCGAACCGTCTCTGGGTCGCGGATCTGACCTACGTTCCCACTGAGGCCGGCTTCGTTTACGTCGCGTTCGTCCTCGACGTATTCTCTCGAATGATCATCGGCTGGCAGACCTCGACGCGAATGTATACCGATCTGGCTCTCGATGCTTTGAATATGGGCATATGGGGCCGTAAACGTGCAGGTCACGACGTTGTAGGGCTGACCCACCACTCGGACAGAGGGGTGCAGTATCGGTCTCTGCGCTACACCCAGGCACTGGCTGAGGCCGAGGCAGTGGCGTCGGTGGGATCGATCGGCGATAGTTACGACAATGCCATGGCCGAAGCGCTGAACTCGTTATACAAATACGAACTCGTCTTCACCGACGGCCCCTGGTCCGGTCGCAACGATCTCGAGGCCGCGACGGCTGAGTGGGTGCATTGGTTCAACACCGAACGGTTGCATTCGATGCTTGACTATCAGACTCCCGCCGAGATCGAAGCAGCCCACTACACGAGCCTGCAGACTTCGGCGGCCTAA
- the atpD gene encoding F0F1 ATP synthase subunit beta, with protein sequence MTATATETSPAQGTALGRISRVIGPVVDIEFPLDSVPEIYNALTASVELSEGTRKLTFEVALHLGNGLVRAVSLQPTDGLVRGQEVVDTGAPISVPVGDVTKHHVWNTTGDCLNLADGEELEISERWPIHRPAPAFDELESKTEILEVGIKSIDLLTPYVQGGKIGLFGGAGVGKTVLIQEMIFRIAHNHSGTSVFAGVGERTREGNDLIMEMDEAGVFKDTALVFGQMDEPPGTRLRVALSALTMAEYFRDVQNQDVLLFIDNIFRFTQAGSEVSTLLGRMPSAVGYQPNLADEMGLLQERITSTRGHSITSMQAIYVPADDYTDPAPATTFAHLDATTELSRDIASRGLYPAIDPLASSSRILDPLIVGDEHYRVANEVKAILQKNKELQDIIAILGVDELGEEDKLVVHRARRIEQFLSQNTYTAEKFTQVPGSTVPLADTIEGFSKICSGEVDHIPEQAFFNVGGLDDVMRNYEEMQK encoded by the coding sequence ATGACTGCCACAGCAACGGAAACCTCTCCGGCACAGGGCACTGCCCTCGGCCGGATTTCCCGAGTCATCGGCCCGGTTGTCGACATCGAGTTCCCGCTCGACTCCGTGCCCGAGATCTACAACGCACTGACCGCGTCGGTGGAACTGTCCGAAGGAACCCGGAAGCTGACCTTCGAGGTCGCACTTCACCTGGGCAACGGACTGGTCCGCGCAGTGTCGCTGCAGCCGACCGACGGACTCGTCCGCGGACAGGAAGTCGTCGACACCGGCGCACCGATCTCCGTTCCCGTCGGAGACGTGACCAAGCACCACGTGTGGAACACCACCGGTGACTGCCTCAACCTCGCCGACGGTGAGGAGCTGGAGATCTCCGAGCGGTGGCCCATCCACCGTCCGGCCCCGGCCTTCGACGAGCTCGAGTCCAAGACCGAGATCCTCGAAGTCGGCATCAAGAGCATCGACCTCCTGACCCCCTATGTCCAGGGTGGAAAGATCGGTCTGTTCGGCGGCGCCGGCGTCGGCAAGACCGTGCTCATCCAGGAGATGATCTTCCGTATCGCGCACAACCACTCGGGCACCTCGGTGTTCGCCGGTGTGGGCGAGCGTACCCGTGAGGGCAACGACCTCATCATGGAAATGGATGAGGCAGGTGTCTTCAAGGACACCGCGCTGGTGTTCGGCCAGATGGACGAGCCGCCAGGCACCCGTCTGCGCGTGGCGCTGTCGGCGCTGACCATGGCGGAGTACTTCCGCGATGTGCAGAACCAGGACGTGCTGCTGTTCATCGACAACATCTTCCGCTTCACCCAGGCCGGCTCCGAGGTCTCGACCCTTCTGGGTCGCATGCCCTCGGCCGTGGGCTACCAGCCCAACCTGGCTGACGAGATGGGTCTGCTGCAGGAGCGCATCACCTCGACGCGTGGTCACTCGATCACGTCGATGCAGGCGATCTACGTTCCCGCCGATGACTACACCGACCCGGCGCCTGCGACGACCTTCGCCCACCTCGACGCGACCACGGAGCTCAGCCGTGACATCGCCTCGCGCGGTCTGTACCCGGCGATCGACCCGCTCGCATCGTCCTCGCGCATCCTCGATCCTCTGATCGTCGGTGACGAGCACTACCGCGTGGCCAACGAGGTCAAGGCGATTCTGCAGAAGAACAAGGAGCTGCAGGACATCATCGCCATCCTCGGTGTCGACGAACTCGGTGAAGAGGACAAGCTCGTCGTCCACCGTGCGCGTCGCATCGAGCAGTTCCTCTCGCAGAACACCTACACCGCTGAGAAGTTCACCCAGGTTCCCGGTTCGACTGTGCCGCTGGCCGACACGATCGAAGGCTTCTCGAAGATCTGCTCCGGCGAAGTCGACCACATCCCGGAGCAGGCGTTCTTCAACGTCGGTGGCCTTGACGATGTCATGCGCAACTACGAAGAGATGCAGAAGTAA
- a CDS encoding F0F1 ATP synthase subunit gamma, translating into MGAQQRVFKQKIRSTQSLRKIFKAMELIAASRIQKAIARSQAASPYANALTRAVSAVASESNVDHVLTTESDNVKHAAVLVIGPDRGFAGAYSANLLREAEELIRLLRNEGKSIDLFTIGSKAKNYYTFRDRKIEKSWTGISENPLAEHAREIGEALLENFDPESADSGIDEIYIVFTRFVSSVTHDPEYRRLLPLEVVDAEEASTGGQAGESSDAPAFPLYEFEPSAEAVLDALLPRYIDSRILSALLSAAASEQASRQAAMKTATDNADDLIKTYTRLANTARQAEITQELTEIVGGADALAASAAGD; encoded by the coding sequence ATGGGAGCCCAGCAGAGGGTCTTCAAACAGAAGATCCGCTCGACTCAGTCCTTGAGGAAGATCTTCAAGGCGATGGAGCTCATCGCTGCTTCGCGGATCCAGAAGGCCATTGCCCGCTCGCAGGCCGCAAGCCCGTACGCGAACGCCCTGACCCGGGCCGTGTCGGCAGTGGCCAGCGAGTCGAACGTGGACCACGTTCTCACCACGGAGTCGGACAACGTCAAGCACGCTGCCGTCCTCGTGATCGGGCCCGACCGTGGATTCGCCGGTGCCTATTCGGCGAACCTGCTGCGCGAAGCCGAGGAACTCATTCGGCTGCTGCGCAACGAGGGCAAGAGCATCGACCTGTTCACGATCGGCAGCAAGGCCAAGAACTACTACACCTTCCGCGATCGCAAGATCGAGAAGTCCTGGACAGGCATCTCCGAGAACCCGCTGGCCGAACACGCACGTGAGATCGGCGAGGCGCTGTTGGAGAACTTCGACCCGGAGTCGGCTGACTCAGGGATCGACGAGATCTACATCGTCTTCACCCGTTTCGTCTCCAGCGTCACGCATGACCCGGAATACCGGCGACTGCTTCCGCTGGAGGTCGTCGACGCCGAAGAGGCATCGACCGGCGGACAGGCTGGGGAATCGTCCGATGCACCCGCGTTCCCGCTCTATGAGTTCGAACCGAGTGCGGAGGCTGTGCTCGACGCACTGTTGCCGCGATACATCGATTCGCGCATTCTGTCGGCGCTGCTCAGCGCAGCAGCATCCGAGCAGGCCTCGCGACAGGCGGCGATGAAGACAGCCACGGACAACGCGGATGATCTCATCAAGACCTACACCCGGTTGGCCAACACGGCTCGCCAGGCGGAAATCACCCAGGAACTCACCGAGATCGTCGGTGGGGCGGATGCCCTCGCGGCATCGGCAGCCGGCGACTGA
- a CDS encoding F0F1 ATP synthase subunit delta: protein MLQSSRLSLQAVLETANSEISGGDPRQIGEETLALVGVLAENVGLRKALADSSESAERKQQLLRTLFSTRITDAVLRISDKAVGHRWARTQDLVTSLEVAGVTAIAAAAQADGKLGQVEEEIFRFARLLESNHELSRALDSQATDESKRALVSDLLIGKAQPDTIKLVEQAALHPRGLRVAKALDQYSDILAARQQRSVADVTVARPLNESQTERLQAALSASYGRELVLNVQVDPEVLGGVRVQVGDEMMNSTVADRLADVQRKLAG from the coding sequence ATGCTCCAGTCGAGCAGATTGTCCCTGCAGGCCGTCCTCGAGACCGCGAATTCCGAGATCTCCGGGGGAGACCCCCGACAGATCGGTGAGGAGACTCTGGCACTCGTCGGCGTCCTCGCCGAGAATGTCGGACTGCGCAAGGCTCTGGCAGACTCCTCCGAGTCGGCCGAGAGGAAGCAGCAGCTGCTGCGGACTCTGTTCTCGACTCGGATCACGGATGCGGTTCTGCGTATCAGCGACAAGGCCGTCGGCCATCGTTGGGCGCGGACCCAGGACCTCGTCACCAGTCTCGAAGTCGCCGGTGTGACAGCGATCGCCGCTGCTGCACAAGCGGACGGGAAGCTGGGGCAGGTCGAAGAGGAGATCTTCCGCTTCGCGCGTCTGCTTGAATCAAACCACGAGCTGTCCCGCGCGCTTGATTCGCAGGCCACCGACGAGAGCAAGCGCGCCCTCGTCTCCGACCTGCTCATCGGCAAGGCACAGCCAGACACCATCAAACTGGTCGAACAGGCAGCTCTGCACCCGCGCGGACTCCGCGTGGCGAAGGCGCTCGACCAGTACAGCGATATCCTCGCCGCCCGCCAGCAGCGGTCGGTTGCGGACGTCACCGTCGCCCGACCTCTGAACGAGTCGCAGACCGAAAGGCTGCAGGCGGCATTGTCGGCCAGCTATGGTCGCGAACTCGTCCTCAATGTCCAGGTCGATCCCGAAGTCCTCGGGGGAGTCCGGGTGCAGGTCGGCGACGAGATGATGAACTCGACCGTGGCCGATCGACTGGCCGATGTGCAGCGCAAGCTCGCAGGTTGA
- the murA gene encoding UDP-N-acetylglucosamine 1-carboxyvinyltransferase: MDVFRLTGPAQLAGTIDVRGAKNSVLKLMAASLLAVGRTTITNVPAILDVRIMVELLVRLGCEVDYDAEAGAVSIDVPAEVGIQADYELVRAMRASISVLGPLTARMRAAHVALPGGDAIGSRGLDMHQAGLEALGAVVHLDHGYFIAEAPNGLRGTEIVLEFPSVGATENLVMAATLAHGTTTIANAAREPEIVDICTMLVEMGAQIEGIGTSDLTITGVESLQPVTHRTVGDRIVAGTFAFGAALSAGDVTVRGVGLDIMPNIGMKLRDSGATVEDLGEIILGDGTQGKGFRVIGASRPHAIRVATMPFPGFPTDLQPFVIALNSVSDGIGLLSENLFEARWRFVQEIARLGAKVRIDGNHALVTGSESLSGAEVEASDIRAGAGLVMATLRAGGVTEVSGIDHIERGYENFVDNLRALGVDIERVEKRDVLSFD; this comes from the coding sequence ATGGATGTCTTCCGCTTGACCGGGCCCGCACAGTTGGCGGGAACCATCGATGTCAGGGGGGCCAAGAACAGCGTCCTCAAACTCATGGCTGCGAGTCTGCTCGCCGTGGGACGCACCACCATCACCAACGTCCCGGCCATCCTCGACGTGCGGATCATGGTCGAACTGCTCGTCCGCCTCGGCTGCGAGGTCGACTACGACGCCGAAGCCGGCGCCGTGAGCATCGACGTCCCCGCCGAAGTCGGCATCCAAGCCGACTACGAACTCGTCCGCGCAATGCGTGCTTCGATCTCCGTCCTCGGCCCGCTGACCGCACGGATGCGAGCCGCACATGTGGCTCTTCCCGGCGGTGACGCCATCGGATCCCGGGGACTCGACATGCATCAGGCCGGTCTCGAAGCCCTGGGCGCTGTCGTCCACCTCGACCACGGCTATTTCATCGCCGAGGCTCCGAACGGTCTGCGCGGTACCGAGATCGTCCTCGAATTCCCTTCCGTCGGGGCCACCGAAAACCTCGTTATGGCGGCGACTCTCGCTCATGGCACCACTACCATCGCCAATGCCGCGCGCGAACCGGAGATCGTCGACATCTGCACGATGCTCGTCGAGATGGGCGCGCAGATCGAGGGGATCGGCACCTCTGACCTCACCATCACCGGTGTCGAATCGCTGCAGCCGGTCACCCACCGCACCGTCGGTGATCGCATCGTCGCCGGAACCTTCGCCTTCGGCGCTGCTCTGAGCGCGGGCGATGTGACCGTGCGCGGGGTCGGGCTCGACATCATGCCCAATATCGGCATGAAGCTTCGGGATTCGGGCGCCACGGTGGAAGATCTTGGTGAGATCATCCTCGGAGACGGTACGCAGGGCAAGGGATTCCGTGTCATCGGCGCCTCGCGTCCTCATGCCATCCGGGTGGCCACCATGCCGTTCCCGGGCTTCCCGACGGATCTGCAGCCGTTTGTCATCGCATTGAACTCGGTGTCCGACGGAATCGGTCTGCTGTCTGAGAATCTGTTCGAAGCGCGCTGGCGCTTCGTCCAGGAGATCGCCCGCCTCGGTGCGAAGGTCCGCATCGACGGCAACCATGCGCTCGTCACCGGCAGCGAGAGTCTATCCGGTGCTGAAGTCGAAGCCTCCGACATCCGCGCGGGAGCGGGCCTGGTGATGGCCACTCTGCGCGCCGGGGGAGTGACCGAGGTATCGGGAATCGATCACATCGAACGCGGCTACGAGAATTTCGTCGATAATCTTCGCGCACTCGGTGTCGACATCGAACGCGTCGAGAAGCGCGACGTCCTCAGCTTCGACTAG
- a CDS encoding F0F1 ATP synthase subunit B: protein MTPVHTLAVAEEGGNPLLPMLPDIVWSAVCLLIVFLVVWKYVLPAFNKTLDERAERIQGGIEKAEKVQAEADQALAEYQKQLADGRAEAARLRAEAQEEGAQIIADMKAQAHSEADRIIAQAQTQIDAERQSAMVQLRSEVGTLATDLASRIVGESLTDDQRSANVVDRFISDLESNSSAQPVKGA from the coding sequence ATGACTCCGGTACATACACTTGCGGTGGCGGAAGAGGGCGGGAACCCGCTTCTCCCAATGTTGCCCGACATCGTCTGGAGTGCCGTCTGTCTGCTGATCGTCTTCCTGGTTGTCTGGAAGTACGTCCTTCCCGCCTTCAACAAGACCCTCGACGAGCGTGCTGAGCGCATTCAGGGTGGAATTGAGAAGGCCGAGAAGGTGCAGGCCGAAGCCGATCAGGCTCTGGCCGAGTATCAGAAGCAGCTCGCCGACGGTCGTGCCGAAGCTGCACGACTGCGCGCCGAGGCTCAGGAAGAAGGCGCCCAGATCATCGCCGACATGAAGGCCCAGGCTCATTCAGAGGCTGATCGCATCATCGCTCAGGCACAGACTCAGATCGACGCAGAACGTCAGTCCGCCATGGTGCAGCTGCGTTCCGAGGTCGGCACTCTTGCCACGGACCTGGCATCGCGGATCGTCGGTGAGTCACTCACCGATGACCAGCGTTCGGCCAATGTGGTTGATCGCTTCATCTCCGATCTCGAGTCCAACTCGTCCGCGCAGCCGGTCAAGGGGGCGTGA
- a CDS encoding DUF2550 domain-containing protein, whose product MNPSVLLIVLLSLVGLALALIVVVTIRRRSISKLSGAFDCSINVGEEYSSRPRWRLGVAVFSVTSLDWYPVFALTRRAAFRLPRADLDILVRRKPTSGEQYSVLPEAVVVDCSYGKADGRPRSVSLAMDTESLSTMASWLESSPPGFNPTMGRFT is encoded by the coding sequence GTGAACCCTTCTGTCCTGCTGATCGTTCTGCTCTCGTTGGTAGGACTTGCGCTTGCTCTGATCGTGGTCGTCACGATCCGACGCAGGTCGATCTCGAAGCTCTCGGGTGCTTTTGACTGTTCCATCAACGTGGGCGAGGAGTATTCTTCTCGCCCACGTTGGCGTTTGGGCGTGGCCGTGTTCTCAGTCACTTCCCTGGACTGGTATCCGGTCTTCGCACTGACGCGGCGCGCCGCGTTCCGATTGCCGCGCGCGGATCTCGACATCCTCGTCCGGCGCAAGCCCACCTCCGGTGAGCAGTACTCGGTCCTGCCCGAAGCGGTCGTCGTCGACTGTTCGTACGGCAAGGCGGACGGTCGTCCGCGTTCCGTGTCTCTGGCAATGGATACCGAATCCCTGTCCACGATGGCTTCGTGGCTCGAATCATCACCTCCTGGCTTCAATCCGACGATGGGACGTTTCACTTAA
- the atpB gene encoding F0F1 ATP synthase subunit A — MAEFFPPAFLFEGTPFEMNRVMLIRILATAAVVILLAVWAKRMKLVPTRFQSAMELAMEFVTVGIAEDTMGKEKAKKFMPLIVAIFFGILFWNVTKLIPFLNMPGTGVIGMPIVLTLVVYVTYHWAGIAEKGLGRYLKDSLILPGVPPAMHILLIPIEFITKFVTQPFTLAIRLFANMMVGHLLLVLCFSATSFFLFDASNGFQFFGIVTFAGGMFVFILEMLIVVLQAYIFALLSCVYINAAISDEH; from the coding sequence ATGGCGGAATTTTTTCCTCCTGCCTTCCTGTTTGAAGGTACGCCGTTTGAGATGAACCGCGTCATGCTCATCCGTATCCTCGCTACGGCGGCCGTCGTCATCCTCCTCGCGGTCTGGGCCAAGCGCATGAAGCTCGTTCCCACACGCTTCCAGTCCGCCATGGAACTGGCCATGGAATTCGTCACCGTCGGCATTGCCGAAGACACGATGGGCAAAGAGAAGGCCAAGAAGTTCATGCCGCTCATCGTGGCGATCTTCTTCGGCATCCTGTTCTGGAACGTCACGAAGCTCATCCCGTTCCTCAACATGCCGGGCACCGGCGTCATCGGAATGCCGATCGTTCTGACCCTCGTGGTCTACGTGACCTACCATTGGGCTGGCATCGCCGAGAAGGGCCTCGGCCGCTACCTCAAGGATTCGCTCATCCTGCCCGGCGTCCCGCCGGCGATGCATATCCTGCTCATCCCGATCGAGTTCATCACGAAGTTCGTCACCCAGCCATTCACTCTGGCGATCCGACTCTTCGCGAACATGATGGTCGGTCACCTCCTGCTCGTTCTCTGCTTCTCAGCTACGAGCTTCTTCCTCTTCGATGCCTCGAACGGATTCCAGTTCTTCGGCATCGTCACGTTCGCGGGCGGTATGTTCGTCTTCATTCTGGAGATGCTGATCGTTGTGCTGCAGGCGTACATCTTCGCCCTTCTGTCCTGTGTCTACATCAATGCCGCGATCTCGGACGAACACTGA